One Vulpes lagopus strain Blue_001 chromosome 18, ASM1834538v1, whole genome shotgun sequence DNA window includes the following coding sequences:
- the CST8 gene encoding cystatin-8: MTRSWGSCFLLFTIFGALVASTDPNKNKVKVLRGLKVINASNANVKQCLWFAMQEYNKESEDKYLFQVVKAIQVQMQVTDRLEYFIDVEIARSNCRKFSNSSENCVIQESSKLEKKVICSFLVGALPWNGEFIMMKKQCVDA; encoded by the exons ATGACTAGGTCCTGGGGGTCCTGCTTTCTTCTGTTCACCATTTTCGGGGCCCTGGTGGCCAGCACAGACCCAAACAAGAATAAAGTAAAGGTGTTGAGGGGATTAAAAGTAATCAATGCCTCAAATGCCAACGTGAAGCAGTGCCTGTGGTTTGCCATGCAAGAATACAACAAAGAGAGTGAGGATAAGTACCTCTTCCAGGTGGTCAAGGCAATACAAGTCCAGATGCAG GTCACAGATCGTTTGGAATACTTTATTGATGTTGAAATTGCCCGCAGCAATTGCAGAAAGTTTTCAAACAGTAGTGAAAACTGTGTCATTCAAGAGAGCTCTAAACTGGAAAAG AAAGTAATATGCAGTTTTTTGGTAGGAGCACTCCCCTGGAATGGTGAATTCATCATGATGAAGAAGCAGTGTGTGGATGCTTAG